In the Magnolia sinica isolate HGM2019 chromosome 15, MsV1, whole genome shotgun sequence genome, one interval contains:
- the LOC131226883 gene encoding clathrin heavy chain 1-like, producing MMSQMKGGCPVDYNTITDLFLQRNLIREATVFLLDVLKPNLPEHGFLQTKVLEINLVTFPNVADAILANGMFSHYDRPRIAQLCEKAGLFMRALQAAKEYSDQLGVDACIKLFEQFKSYEGLYFFLGSYLSSSEDPDIHFKYIEAAAKTSQIKEVERVTRESNFYDPEKTKNFLMEAKLPDARPLINVCDHFGFVPDLTHYLYSKSQTICCGILKGMSRR from the exons ATGATGTCTCAAATGAAGGGAGGTTGTCCTGTGGACTACAACACGATTACAGATCTTTTCCTTCAG AGAAACCTGATTCGGGAAGCAACTGTATTTTTATTAGACGTTTTGAAGCCAAACTTGCCAGAACACGGGTTCCTTCAGACGAA GGTTTTGGAGATCAATCTAGTCACCTTTCCAAATGTTGCTGATGCCATCTTGGCAAATGGGATGTTCAGCCACTATGATCGTCCTAGGATTGCTCAACTTTGTGAGAAGGCGGGCCTTTTTATGCGTGCTCTTCAG GCTGCAAAAGAATATTCAGACCAGTTGGGTGTGGATGCATGCATTAAACTCTTTGAGCAGTTTAAGTCTTATGAAGGTCTCTACTTTTTCTTGGGTTCATATTTGAGCTCCAG CGAGGATCCTGATATACATTTCAAATACATAGAGGCAGCTGCAAAAACTAGCCAAATCAAAGAGGTCGAGCGTGTAACAAGAGAGTCAAATTTCTATGACCCTGAGAAGACGAAGAATTTTTTGATGGAAGCCAAGCTTCCGGATGCACGCCCCCTGATCAATGTTTGTGATCATTTTGGATTTGTACCAGATCTGACCCACTATTTGTACTCAAAGTCTCAAACAATATGTTGCGGTATATTGAAAGGTATGTCCAGAAGGTAA
- the LOC131227643 gene encoding beta-glucosidase 12-like — MDRKSWPWKKKSSEKTVAATDSAAASLAISAGNQGDQVSQKGKIGITLISHWMVPFSASKVNDDAAQRAIDFMLGWFLHPLNVW, encoded by the exons ATGGATCGCAAGAGTTGGCCATGGAAGAAGAAATCATCTGAGAAAACAGTGGCTGCAACAGATTCTGCCGCTGCTTCTTTGGCTATCTCAGCTGGAAATCAAGGGGATCAA GTATCTCAAAAGGGCAAGATAGGAATTACATTGATTTCCCACTGGATGGTCCCCTTCTCTGCATCTAAGGTGAATGATGATGCTGCTCAAAGAGCTATTGACTTCATGTTGGGATG GTTTTTGCATCCCTTAAACGTATGGTGA